The Candidatus Latescibacter sp. genome includes the window TGACATCGCGCCGGAACCCGCGGGCATAAGCAGTATCAATCTCTATTCGTTCCCGCCTGTCAAGCGGATATTGTCACCCTCGCGTTAAGATCGTATCTCTAAAGCCGCCGGTACGTGACCCTGCTTCGGGTGATGAGCAAGCTCCTGTGGGCAACTGTAGCGGAACGCCCACCAAACTACCATTGATAGCTGCAAAGCTGGCGCTATATTTGATATCTAAAATTAGGTTCTTGTTCTGATAGTACCATATCTCCAACTCACCTTAAGCCCTGGTCGCATTCGAACCATAATCTCTTTGACTTCATCAGAGTAATAGGCATAATAAATTATTTCTGTTTGTCATATCCATAGCCTTTACCATAGCCTTTACCATACCCTTTACCATACCCATACCCATACCCATATCCATACCCATATCCATACCCATACCCATACCCATACCCATACCCATGTTGAATACCGAATAATCCCGATTTTCTGAGATCATTGACCACTATTCCCGCAACAATGGCGCCAACGTTTGAGAGAATCTTTTTTGCATAAAGCACTGAATCCTTATTAGAGTCATATTTCATAACCAATAACACATTCTTGAAATGAGATGAAAAAACAATCGCATCGGTAAATAAATTGATTGGAGGTGTATCAATTATAATTATATCAAATGACTCCTGAAGTTTATCAATCGATGAAATTAGATGTGAACTGTTTATCAATTCTGTAATGACAATATTATCATCTAATGAACCGACAGGAAAGAGAAATAGATTGGAGTAGTTAGTTTTCACTGATTCATCTTCCGAACCATTATTGATAAAATCGATGAGGCCAGGTGAACTATGAACATTAAAAAATTGATGTTGACTGGGATGCCGAAAATCACAATCAATGAGGAGGACTTTCATACCTGCATGCGCCATGGTTACAGCAAGATTTGCAGATATGAAACTTTTGCCTTCTTGAGGCTTTGAGCTTGTCACCACGAGAGTTTTGTATTTCTTGAAGTTTTCAGAAAACATTAAGTTCAACCGTAATGTATTAAATAATTCAAATGCCTCACGTTTATGGTATGCCTCATTTTTCCCAATTCCAATCATGATTTCCTTTTTCTTTTTTCTTGTTTTTGTAAATATCGGTAGAATTGAAACCACTGGAGATCCACATTCACGTTCTATGCTTTCAATAGTTGAAAAAGAAGTTTTGAAATGTTCAAAAGCAAACACCACACCTCCGCTAACAAATAGACCTGCCATCAACGCTAAAAGGAGAATCTTTTTTTTGTCTGGCGCTATTGGTCTTTGTGGTAATTCGGGTTTATTAATTATCCTTACATCGCTGATTGTGCTTGCCTCCATGATACGGGCATCTTGAAGGCGAGAAAGAAGAAGATTGTATATCTGTTCGTTTATTCTCATCCTTCTTTCCAATTGCGCCTGTTCAACCTCAGCCGCTGGCAGTGATTCCATAATCGCGTCTAACTTTTTTATTTCAGAATCTATTTGCTTAAGAACAGTAATATAACCATTGTAATATATAGTATTTATTACTAACATTTCAATTACAGGACGTAATAAAGGGTCTGATCCTTTTGTGGCATTAGTAATGGTAGCAGCAATTGCTTCTTCATATTGTTTATTTGCTGCTTCAAGTTCTGATTCATTATTCAATAAGAAGGGATGAGAAGGATTGTATTCAGCACGAAGCTTCGCATTTTCAACCTGGAGTTCAGCAATCTTGGAGTAAAGTACCTGTAAAATATTATTTTCCTGGAAGAAAGGAGTAGAGGTTAATTTTGTATATCTCTGGAGTTCCGGATCACCGCCAAGTACTTTTTCACTTTTTTCCTTTGTTGCAGTTGCTTCATTGATTTTTATTTCATAATCTACACGTTTTTCTTCTAAAGATCCTAACCTAGTAATAAATTGTCGAGTTTGTTCATCAAGAGCAACAATTCCTTTAGTCAGCTTGAACTGCTGATAATCATTCTCAGCATCTTTCAATTGAACAGATATTTTCTCGAACTGATTTTCAAGAAAATTCTTGCTAGCCGTGGCCTCCTCTCGCTTTTCGAATAAGTTTAGGTTTAAATATTCTGTCATATAAGCATCAATTACTTGCATTGCACGCAAAGGTATCGTATGTCTAAATGAAAGTTGTATTATATTAGTATTTCTGATATTAGAAGCTTTTAAATTACTTAATAGTATTCCCCTTGCAGATCTAATCGGTAAAATCATTATTTCAAATGTTTTATTAGGCATTGAATTATTCAATATAATTGAAAAATTATTCAGAATAAGTATTTTCCCGAAAAAACCACTCGCAAGAATAGTTCCATGATGATCGAAAACCCGATAGTCTGAATTATCTTTATCATCTTTTGAATTCCTTGATAAAACCATCTTGTATATTTTTATTGAATCCGTAGAAGTAGCACTAAAGTAATCAACAAAGTCTAATGCTTCTTTTTTTACTACAACGAAAGAATTTGTTTTAACTATTACAGAATCAGTAATACTTATCCCCTTTATCCTTTCAATAGCAGTATTAATAACTAAAGGAAAATTTGCATATGAAAGGCCAAATGATTGATCCATCAAAGAGGAAGATCTTGGATTTTCAATCAATAGTTGACCGGAAGCTTGATAAATAGGTTCTGATATTGATAAATATACAAATGCTAATAACAAGGTTACGAAAATAATTAAACCAATTAAATAGATATATTTACTGACAATACCAACAATTTCTTTTAAGGAGATACCTTCATCAATTATCTCCGTATTCTGTATAGTATTTTGATTCACGGAAGTTCTCCAGAATATTATTTATGACCATAATAATATATAGCAACCGAGACAACAGAAAAGGTTGAAAGTATCCAAGAAAAATCACCTCGTGTAAAGAATTTCCTTTTGGCAAAAATGATATCTCCAGGTTTTGCAAGTTCAAATGCAGAATCTTTTTCTAAAAATTTGCCCTTTGAAATATCTATCTTTTTGCCTTCACGGTATATGGTAATTGAACCAGATGCTTCAGGAGTAAATCCCCCGGCAAGAGCAATCACCGCAATTATTCTGTCGCTATCGGTTATGATAAAAACTCCCGGCTTGGCTACATACCCCATTACTGACACTGAATACTTTGCTGCTAAAGTAATATTTGGATCTTTCATAAATTTACTAATTGCTAAACGTAATGAATTATACGCTTCATCTTCGGACATACCCGCAATATGCACTTTACCTACAAGCGGTAATCGAGTGAATCCATCAGCATATATACGAAACTCTCCACATAATTCCGGAGCATTATATACAAACAAATTGATATAGTCTCCAGGCTGAAACTTATATGTATCAGCGTATACAAGGGAATAAAAGGATAAAATAACAGCAAAAATAATTATTATTTTCTGTTTCATCGTATAACCTTCTAATTCTGTGACATATACGTAAAATGGACTGGTCTTGCCAAAGACTCAATTTCACGAAAACTCATGCCCACTTCCGGCTCAAAAGCTTTATCAATAATTGCTTGTGGATCGTATATCATTCCTCTTGAATCAAATCGATAGGTGAAGCCCCAGTTTTTCACTATATCTATTCCATATCTGGTTCTTGCTTTTCTATTCTTTGAGAACAAAGGCATTCTAAAAGAAATACCTCCTATTACATCGGGTCCCGATCGGATTCCACTCACTCCAATTTCTATTTCTTTAAATATCCTCGAAATCTCAACTCCATAACCAAAATCGCCATAAAGGAATCTGCCTCCTTTCAGACCTAAGGTGCAATCGTAAGGAGCATATGACCATAATGCTTTGAGTACAACCATATATTTATTCAATTCAGTGTATTCAAAACGATTATTCCTAAAGAACAGATCTCCGTATGCTCCTCCATGTATTCCAACAGTCAACCGGTCTTTTCTGAGTGATACTCGGATTTCTTCATCAAAACCATATAACTCTTTGATAAATGCCCCAAAATTAGTAACTGAAAGTACTTTTCGATGAAGAGGTCTGGCATACATTACCCCGATATTGGCAGGATTATACCACATATGGGGGTCATATTCGTTATGCATGTAGAGGTCTATCTGCCCGTAGAGAACCAGACCTGGTTTGACCATTAAGCGCACATCAGGACGAATACCGGTGCGAAAAATAAGAGGGTCATAAAAGTTCCCGAAATCGGCTTTGAGAGGAATATCGAACTGCAGCAGGAAAGGAAGAGATCGGTAATGTGTTTCGGAATTGTGTAATTCATTATCAGTGGTGTAATCCCTTTGAAATTCTCTTGCTGAAGATTTTCGAGAGACAAGAGCGCGAATTAATTGAATTCCCCAGTTGGACTGATCATACTCTATAAACTTTATCTTTGTATTATCAGTTTTGTTCAGCCAAGTTTCTGTCTGGTCATGGACTGTCGAAAATGCATGATACTCATCCCTAAAACCCATCGGTCGATACGATATCCGTAAGGTATCTCCTTGTTCTGAAAGGGATAAATCACGACTTCCCGATGCTGCCAGGGAATCTATCAACGGCTCATAATGAGAATTTGTATCAGCAGCTTTTATACTACAGGGCAACATTATTATCTCAAGTAATACAATTAAAAGAAATCCCATGAAATAATTCAATCAAGTAACGTAAAATTGTATCCGATCCGAAACGCCGGTCCATATCCATGTATGGTTGCTATTAAAAGATCGAAACCTTTCCATCGGGAATTTACACCTACACTCCAAACCTCAGCATCATAATCTGATATTAACCACATATTCTTCCTGAAAGAAATGGCTAAACCGCCAAAAATTCCTTTTAAGCGAGCATAATCTCCCAAAAGTTCAGGAAAACCATACCCTAATGATAGAGAAATGTTATCATTCTGAAACCGTTTGCTCGAAACGATAAATAGGGATGATACTGTATTGGCAGAAAAATTAGCTCCCATTTTCTTAAATTCAGGATCATATATTCCAACCGCAAAAGATGGTAATCGCTTGCCTTCATCAATAATTCTTATCTTCACACCAGCCGACCGTGTTTTATCGGCGCCGTAATTGTATATCTGTTTACTAATATTTACCTGAGGTGCAACATAAACCGACAGGTAACATTCCATAAAGGGAAGCAACCCTAAAGACGCAGAGAAAATCCAGTTGTCAGATAAGTTTTTATCAAATGGCGCCACATATTTCGGCACATAACTGTAATGTAATCCCAACCTCCCGTCAGTGATATATGCAGTGGGAGTGGTTAAATAACCGGAATAAGAAAACAGTGAAATTGAATTATACTCATCTGCAAAACTGGGAAAAGCCGGGCATAACAGACATAGGAGGTAAATGAGTTTTTTCACAGTTCGATATAACTTTCCGCCCCTGGCCTTTTACTGACCAGGGGCAGATTTTTCCCCGTGTTACTGTATCGATCCCTGATTGTGTAAGGGGGGGGCATTCCTGTTGATATTATGCGTTTCATTGGCTGTGATCGGTCCAATGTTGAGCGTATTGAAAGTAATACCACTCAAGGTCGCAGATAACGTATACGTCCCTCCCGCTTTGACCTGGAATGAATACGTCCCGCCGTTTAAGGTGACAACCTGGCTGCCGTTGCCCAATGTTCCCGTATACGCCACCGTTACCCCAGCAAAGCCGGTCACCGTCCCGGAAATGGTAAAGAATTGTGTCCCGGTGAAATTTTTATTTGGAACGTCGCTGGTACCTACACTCACTGCTGAGGATGACGGAGAGAATGTGTATCCAGCCAAAGAGGGGGTAATCGTGTAACTTTTATTGGTTTGCACACTGAACGAGTAGTACCCCGATGCATTCGAGGTAGTACTGGCCGGTGCATCGCCGCCCAAGGTCACGGTTGCTCCATTGATGGCGGTTCCGACCACATTGCCCACATTCGGACGTTTCAATGTCCCAGATATTGTAACATTATTGATAGCCTTGAACTCAAAATTCTTATCAGATTGCAGGTTAGAAAAGGTTACGCTACTCTGTACAAACGTTACACCCGTCTTTGAAGCGGTGAGGGTATAGCTGGTACCTTTAGTAAGATTCGTCCAGGTGTAACTATCATTGACGGTTTGCGTACTCCCATTGGCGCCAGTCAGGATCACCGTGACACCACTTGTTCCAGAAACAGAGGCTGTGATAGTTGGATTCTTTTGTTCCTTCTTTACGTTAAAATCTTTCCCTGTGACATCGCCGCCTGCGGGGGTGAGATTGATAGTATAGCCTGGTAAAGCAGGATCAACGATCCATACGTCGTTAACACTGCCTTTGGTAGCGCCGACGGTATAAGTATAACCTGTTTGGACGCCCACAAACGTATAAGACTCGCCGGCATTCAAGTTATCTTTTACCGTGTCGGCAGTTCCTGCAGGCCCGCCTTTGAGCGTGACTTTCACACCGTTAGCACCGTTTACCATGCCGGAGATACTCGCGGTAGTCCTTGTCGCCACAAAACTCGCAAGATTAACAGCAGTCGTGCCAACAGGGACTGCCGCGTTGAGAGGAGCAAACGTATACCCCGTTTTACTCGGCGTTACCGTGTAGTTTTTATTAGGATCTACGGAGAAAGTAAAGCCGCCTCCGGACGAGTTCACTACCTGCTGGTCTATGAGGCCGCTGGCGTCAGTCAACTTGACGGTAACGGTATCAGCGCCGGACACCGTTCCTGTAATAGGAATCTTACTAATGATGGGCGTGGCGGTAAAGGCGTATGAAACATCATGCAGGAGATTCCCGGTTGTGACGGATGTGGGCGAAAACGTAAATCCGGGTTTTTGTGGTACGATCGTATAATTTTTATTGGGTAATCCTAAGAACGTAAATACAGTATTTTCCGTCACATTTGAGAGAGTGGAAGATGTGCCGCTGCTTCCATTAGGTAAAATCTCGGTCATGGTAACAGAAACCCCGCTTGCACCTGTGAGCGTAACTTTAACCTCGTACTTCACTGTTTGCGTGCTTACCTGATCCCATGTTTCAGTGACATACTCATAGGTTATTACGATTTCAATCAATTCAGCCAATTTAGCCTGTTTGGCTAAATTTGCCGTGTCGATGGTGATCGTGATCGTTTCCTGGTTTGTTACCGTCTTTTTCACCACGGTAAACGCCGTTTCCACGACTTCCTCAACACCGGCAATTCTCGCCACTTTCGCGGCAGCCTTAACCTGGGAGGATGGACTCCGAATGACAACATTCTTGCTTATCCCTATTTTGGTGCTTTTCATTTTTTCAATAAGCGATGTCGCATACTCCACGGACACCCCTTTGGGAAGTCCCGAGGGGAATTTCACGGCATCTGTGGTTTGCGCCACATAGCTCGTCTGTCCGGCGGGAACATTGATGGGGGCCGCCTTCACCTCTTGCGGTTTGGGGTCTGGGGTCAGGTTCACATTTATTTTCGGCTGCACGGCAAGCTGCCCGAATTCGGATACCTTCGCATCAGCTCCTGTCCCGGATGCATTGATGGTGGCGGTGCCGATGGTGTTCCATTGCCCGTTCTCGTACTTCTTCAGGGGGAGTTCAAGACCAGCGGGGAGTGGTATCGTCATGGGCACGGTGACACTGACCGGCTGGCTGAAAGTCGCACCCTGCGGTTCAAACACCGCTGCGCCCATAGGCATTTCATTCTTGGGCGGAGGAGGCAGCTCAGAAACCTGAAGCGGAGCGGCGGAAACCGTAATCGCGGAACTTACAACCTTATTGTCAATGGTGATTACCGTATTGGCGGGAATCGATGCTTTCACTTCTTTCTTCTCGGTTGTCACACTTCCCGTGCCGGTGCTCACCTGCTCCTGCGTGACGGAAACCACACTCACACCGTTGGTTTTAATTGCGCTGCCGGTAGTGACGTTTTCTGTTCTTCCCGTGATCTCACGAACATCCTTCAGGATGAGATCAGGAGTGGAGGAACCGTTTACCGTTACAACGCTTTTGACCTCTGCGTAGGTGTATCCCTCTTTTACGCCAGCAAGGGTATAGGCACCAACATTGACATTTTCAAAACTGTACTTGCCATTCACATCTGTAAACGCCGCATTCGTTGTCGTCAATATACTGACTTTTGCATTTTCAACAGGATTTCCCGTGGGACCGAGCACTGA containing:
- a CDS encoding YjbH domain-containing protein, whose amino-acid sequence is MKKLIYLLCLLCPAFPSFADEYNSISLFSYSGYLTTPTAYITDGRLGLHYSYVPKYVAPFDKNLSDNWIFSASLGLLPFMECYLSVYVAPQVNISKQIYNYGADKTRSAGVKIRIIDEGKRLPSFAVGIYDPEFKKMGANFSANTVSSLFIVSSKRFQNDNISLSLGYGFPELLGDYARLKGIFGGLAISFRKNMWLISDYDAEVWSVGVNSRWKGFDLLIATIHGYGPAFRIGYNFTLLD
- a CDS encoding polysaccharide biosynthesis tyrosine autokinase, whose translation is MNQNTIQNTEIIDEGISLKEIVGIVSKYIYLIGLIIFVTLLLAFVYLSISEPIYQASGQLLIENPRSSSLMDQSFGLSYANFPLVINTAIERIKGISITDSVIVKTNSFVVVKKEALDFVDYFSATSTDSIKIYKMVLSRNSKDDKDNSDYRVFDHHGTILASGFFGKILILNNFSIILNNSMPNKTFEIMILPIRSARGILLSNLKASNIRNTNIIQLSFRHTIPLRAMQVIDAYMTEYLNLNLFEKREEATASKNFLENQFEKISVQLKDAENDYQQFKLTKGIVALDEQTRQFITRLGSLEEKRVDYEIKINEATATKEKSEKVLGGDPELQRYTKLTSTPFFQENNILQVLYSKIAELQVENAKLRAEYNPSHPFLLNNESELEAANKQYEEAIAATITNATKGSDPLLRPVIEMLVINTIYYNGYITVLKQIDSEIKKLDAIMESLPAAEVEQAQLERRMRINEQIYNLLLSRLQDARIMEASTISDVRIINKPELPQRPIAPDKKKILLLALMAGLFVSGGVVFAFEHFKTSFSTIESIERECGSPVVSILPIFTKTRKKKKEIMIGIGKNEAYHKREAFELFNTLRLNLMFSENFKKYKTLVVTSSKPQEGKSFISANLAVTMAHAGMKVLLIDCDFRHPSQHQFFNVHSSPGLIDFINNGSEDESVKTNYSNLFLFPVGSLDDNIVITELINSSHLISSIDKLQESFDIIIIDTPPINLFTDAIVFSSHFKNVLLVMKYDSNKDSVLYAKKILSNVGAIVAGIVVNDLRKSGLFGIQHGYGYGYGYGYGYGYGYGYGYGYGKGYGKGYGKGYGYDKQK
- a CDS encoding polysaccharide biosynthesis/export family protein, whose product is MKQKIIIIFAVILSFYSLVYADTYKFQPGDYINLFVYNAPELCGEFRIYADGFTRLPLVGKVHIAGMSEDEAYNSLRLAISKFMKDPNITLAAKYSVSVMGYVAKPGVFIITDSDRIIAVIALAGGFTPEASGSITIYREGKKIDISKGKFLEKDSAFELAKPGDIIFAKRKFFTRGDFSWILSTFSVVSVAIYYYGHK
- a CDS encoding carboxypeptidase regulatory-like domain-containing protein; translation: MSIRKLSLFVLVVLFQLYVSGCSKSKGTPSPLQPIPVTPQIESTYRITGSVLGPTGNPVENAKVSILTTTNAAFTDVNGKYSFENVNVGAYTLAGVKEGYTYAEVKSVVTVNGSSTPDLILKDVREITGRTENVTTGSAIKTNGVSVVSVTQEQVSTGTGSVTTEKKEVKASIPANTVITIDNKVVSSAITVSAAPLQVSELPPPPKNEMPMGAAVFEPQGATFSQPVSVTVPMTIPLPAGLELPLKKYENGQWNTIGTATINASGTGADAKVSEFGQLAVQPKINVNLTPDPKPQEVKAAPINVPAGQTSYVAQTTDAVKFPSGLPKGVSVEYATSLIEKMKSTKIGISKNVVIRSPSSQVKAAAKVARIAGVEEVVETAFTVVKKTVTNQETITITIDTANLAKQAKLAELIEIVITYEYVTETWDQVSTQTVKYEVKVTLTGASGVSVTMTEILPNGSSGTSSTLSNVTENTVFTFLGLPNKNYTIVPQKPGFTFSPTSVTTGNLLHDVSYAFTATPIISKIPITGTVSGADTVTVKLTDASGLIDQQVVNSSGGGFTFSVDPNKNYTVTPSKTGYTFAPLNAAVPVGTTAVNLASFVATRTTASISGMVNGANGVKVTLKGGPAGTADTVKDNLNAGESYTFVGVQTGYTYTVGATKGSVNDVWIVDPALPGYTINLTPAGGDVTGKDFNVKKEQKNPTITASVSGTSGVTVILTGANGSTQTVNDSYTWTNLTKGTSYTLTASKTGVTFVQSSVTFSNLQSDKNFEFKAINNVTISGTLKRPNVGNVVGTAINGATVTLGGDAPASTTSNASGYYSFSVQTNKSYTITPSLAGYTFSPSSSAVSVGTSDVPNKNFTGTQFFTISGTVTGFAGVTVAYTGTLGNGSQVVTLNGGTYSFQVKAGGTYTLSATLSGITFNTLNIGPITANETHNINRNAPPLHNQGSIQ